Proteins encoded within one genomic window of Citrobacter amalonaticus Y19:
- the melR gene encoding transcriptional regulator MelR has product MADKNFPRLPYDPHMCRSYDKQTKSPLALYSESQKMDIELRAPLAMSYSHWHGQIEINIPFDGDVEYLINDEVIKIHQGHVTLFWACTPHQLTDPGHCQKMAIFNLPMHLFLSWPLDRELVNHVTHGRVIQSQAVQQLSVIEVQRWQHELNSKSTHIRQLAIDEIALMLKRFSLSGWAPVSVSKASYTLLNGTSRHAQFYVSQMLEFIAANCDKQLTVNDIADHVKLNANYAMGIFKGAMQLSIKQYIMALRINHVRALLSDTDKTILDIAMLAGFTSSSRFYSIFKNHVGMAPKEYRKLSQERRYQSI; this is encoded by the coding sequence ATGGCGGATAAAAACTTCCCTCGGTTACCGTATGATCCACATATGTGCCGTAGTTATGACAAGCAAACCAAAAGTCCTCTGGCCTTGTATTCCGAGTCGCAGAAGATGGATATCGAACTTCGTGCTCCGCTGGCAATGTCATACAGTCACTGGCATGGACAGATTGAAATCAATATCCCATTCGATGGTGATGTGGAGTATTTGATCAATGATGAAGTGATCAAGATTCATCAAGGACATGTGACGTTGTTCTGGGCCTGTACACCGCACCAGTTAACCGATCCGGGTCACTGTCAGAAAATGGCGATTTTTAATCTGCCTATGCATTTATTTTTATCGTGGCCGCTGGATCGCGAGTTGGTTAATCATGTTACGCATGGTCGGGTAATACAATCCCAGGCTGTACAGCAACTCAGCGTCATTGAGGTCCAGCGCTGGCAACATGAACTGAACAGCAAAAGTACCCACATCCGTCAACTGGCCATTGATGAGATTGCGCTGATGCTTAAGCGTTTTAGTTTATCCGGTTGGGCCCCGGTATCAGTCAGTAAAGCGTCTTATACGCTTCTGAACGGTACCTCGCGACATGCGCAGTTTTATGTCAGCCAGATGCTCGAATTTATTGCTGCAAACTGTGATAAACAACTCACGGTGAACGATATCGCAGACCACGTGAAATTAAATGCTAACTACGCCATGGGAATATTTAAAGGCGCAATGCAATTGTCTATCAAGCAATACATTATGGCCTTACGTATTAACCATGTACGTGCATTATTAAGTGATACCGATAAAACAATTCTGGATATTGCAATGCTGGCAGGTTTTACATCCAGTAGTCGATTCTACAGCATTTTTAAAAATCATGTCGGTATGGCACCCAAAGAGTATCGCAAGCTTAGTCAGGAGCGAAGATATCAGTCGATATAA
- the nhaC gene encoding Na+/H+ antiporter NhaC, with protein MIYNKLKDKRQPSFFWSLFPMIVMLTAISIGYFVFNIRAEPMILLGTAAASFVAIAHGYTWDDILDSICAKISEALPVILIVASIGFLIGAWMVSGTIPMMIYYGLKIINPQYFYISAFLLGALISVCTGTSWGSMGTIGIAMIGVAIGLNIPLAIAAGAIVSGCWFGDKLSPVSDSTNMAALAAGVNLYSHIGHLLWTTGPGFILCCIVYAYMGLNIDTTATTPDTIIVLMTSIAKVYHFNILLLLPPVIVLYGSLTKKPPIPMLFLSTLVSVILALVFQSFAPSSVGESVVSGFRLSMAEGANIASLSSDLPRLLERGGAISMFSSFVTVFSAFSFAGAMSATGSLHTVIRALTKGVKSTFRLVLTTIVCAFTICACTANGTLPLLLCGDAFKEEYKRRGLATKNLSRTTEDAGTVVEPIIPWSASGVYCATMLGVATLDYLPWAILCYSGVFFALLWAATGIGIARYEPNDDPEYTTAS; from the coding sequence ATGATATATAATAAGCTAAAAGATAAGCGACAGCCTTCTTTTTTCTGGTCGCTGTTCCCTATGATCGTCATGTTAACTGCAATAAGCATTGGATATTTTGTGTTTAATATTCGTGCGGAACCCATGATTCTTTTAGGTACAGCCGCTGCCTCATTTGTCGCTATTGCTCACGGTTATACGTGGGACGACATACTGGATTCGATTTGTGCGAAAATTTCTGAAGCCTTACCTGTTATTTTAATTGTGGCAAGTATCGGTTTTTTAATCGGAGCATGGATGGTATCTGGGACGATACCGATGATGATATATTACGGACTTAAAATCATTAATCCGCAGTACTTTTACATCTCTGCATTCCTTTTAGGCGCACTCATTTCTGTATGCACTGGCACCTCGTGGGGATCAATGGGTACAATCGGTATTGCTATGATTGGTGTGGCAATTGGCCTGAATATACCGTTAGCCATTGCCGCAGGTGCGATTGTTTCAGGATGCTGGTTTGGGGATAAATTATCACCTGTTTCAGATTCCACAAACATGGCTGCATTAGCGGCAGGTGTCAATTTATATTCTCATATTGGGCATCTGCTCTGGACAACTGGACCCGGTTTTATTTTGTGCTGCATCGTTTATGCATATATGGGACTCAATATCGACACAACCGCAACAACGCCAGACACCATTATTGTTTTGATGACGTCAATCGCAAAAGTCTATCATTTCAATATTCTGCTTCTGTTGCCGCCGGTTATTGTGCTTTACGGCTCCCTGACAAAGAAACCCCCTATCCCTATGCTCTTTCTTTCCACGCTGGTATCAGTAATCCTGGCTCTTGTATTTCAGTCGTTTGCTCCGTCGTCGGTTGGCGAATCTGTGGTGAGTGGATTCCGATTAAGCATGGCTGAGGGCGCGAATATTGCCTCTTTGTCTTCAGATCTTCCACGTCTGCTGGAACGAGGTGGCGCAATCTCGATGTTCAGCAGCTTCGTTACGGTTTTTAGTGCATTCAGTTTTGCAGGCGCCATGAGTGCGACAGGCTCACTTCACACCGTCATCCGGGCACTGACAAAAGGCGTAAAATCAACGTTCAGATTGGTATTAACAACGATTGTGTGCGCCTTTACTATTTGTGCCTGCACGGCAAATGGAACATTACCTCTGCTGCTGTGTGGTGATGCCTTCAAAGAGGAATATAAAAGACGAGGACTGGCAACAAAGAACCTTTCACGAACAACGGAAGATGCTGGAACAGTGGTTGAACCGATTATTCCATGGTCAGCTTCCGGGGTGTATTGTGCCACCATGCTGGGCGTGGCCACACTCGATTATCTTCCATGGGCTATTTTATGTTATAGCGGTGTGTTCTTTGCTTTACTGTGGGCGGCCACGGGTATTGGTATTGCACGCTATGAGCCGAATGATGATCCTGAATATACAACGGCGTCCTGA
- a CDS encoding MalY/PatB family protein, with protein MSLFDCVIDRDPVSRKIGQMKKMFGTEDIIPLWIADMDFKTPQAIQTELATVLSQPVQGYNMDYPGWKESVIHWYQKRYDCLLNEEWLHFIPGVIKTVVLTLLALTKPGDNLLTLTPVYDPYRNFVPGSDRRLLQSPLIENNGTYDINWDDFREKLKKSKLFLFVSPHNPGGVVWGREILLKIKRFCHEEGVIVISDEVHCDLTLTDKKHIPFFNIDDDMDNQSVVLHSTGKTFNTPGIQGGFMIIKNRQLRDKLYRFLDRCHLAETNYLQQSAIFSAYTYCDDWYQELRVYLAENVNFVKQSIERNCPKISVIYGGASYLLFLNAEKMGLDDEELASFFIKDAQLGLSPGIQYGPGGEKHMRINVGCSRSVLVQAMENLKSAYSTLSG; from the coding sequence ATGTCTTTATTTGATTGTGTCATCGACAGAGATCCTGTTAGCCGCAAAATCGGACAAATGAAAAAAATGTTCGGTACGGAAGATATCATCCCGTTATGGATTGCAGATATGGATTTCAAAACCCCACAGGCTATTCAAACAGAATTGGCTACGGTTTTATCTCAGCCCGTGCAGGGTTACAATATGGATTATCCGGGCTGGAAGGAGTCTGTCATTCACTGGTATCAAAAACGGTATGACTGCCTGCTTAATGAGGAATGGTTACATTTTATTCCCGGTGTGATAAAAACGGTGGTTTTAACTCTACTCGCGCTGACGAAGCCTGGTGATAACCTACTGACGCTCACTCCGGTATATGATCCATATAGAAATTTTGTACCTGGTAGTGATCGTCGTTTACTCCAGTCTCCGCTCATTGAGAATAATGGAACCTATGATATTAACTGGGATGATTTCAGAGAAAAATTGAAAAAATCCAAACTCTTTTTGTTCGTTTCCCCACACAATCCCGGCGGAGTTGTGTGGGGCAGAGAGATACTTTTAAAGATAAAACGTTTTTGTCACGAAGAAGGTGTAATTGTCATCTCGGATGAAGTGCATTGCGACCTAACGTTGACAGATAAAAAGCATATCCCCTTTTTTAATATCGATGACGATATGGATAACCAATCTGTCGTCCTCCACTCCACGGGCAAAACATTTAATACGCCGGGGATTCAGGGCGGGTTTATGATTATAAAGAACCGGCAATTACGAGATAAACTCTATCGTTTTCTTGATCGCTGTCACCTCGCGGAAACCAATTATCTTCAGCAGTCAGCTATCTTTTCAGCGTACACCTATTGTGATGACTGGTATCAGGAGTTACGAGTCTACCTGGCTGAAAATGTTAATTTTGTGAAACAGTCAATTGAACGCAACTGCCCTAAAATCTCAGTGATCTATGGTGGGGCATCTTATTTATTATTTTTGAATGCTGAAAAAATGGGGTTGGATGACGAAGAGCTGGCCTCATTTTTCATTAAAGATGCCCAACTGGGCCTTTCTCCTGGAATTCAGTACGGTCCTGGCGGGGAGAAACATATGAGGATCAATGTGGGATGTTCCCGTTCAGTCCTGGTTCAGGCAATGGAAAATCTTAAGTCAGCATATAGCACACTATCTGGCTAA
- a CDS encoding methyl-accepting chemotaxis protein, translating into MKINNFGVGTRMGAGFSIVLTLVVIMAVTGIVKLNGILKETHAITDRLLVLERLTGAWGAAIDYNGAMGLSVLTSSDEGIKKFAQSKMKVVTERVSAIQKELTELIVSDTGKSLLVTVAEKRKQYIDIRNEAIRISEQGEGEATNAFIRQKLIPAMEVYSSSVKALEDYDKAQIDEAGDSIQGNGSAAIKALMVLGVIAILVGSLLAWFITRGITRPLLSAVHVAREVASGNLGIDVKVESRDQLGQLMLSLREMTESLRNTVRKVREGADSIASAASEISSGNTDLASRTEEQAAGVEETASTLEELTATINNTAANTAQAHRYVNETASVVKQNGAVMSEVSSRMQEIYDSSSKMADIIQVIDGIAFQTNILALNAAVEAARAGESGRGFAVVAGEVRTLAQRSASAAREIKELIDDSVSRIASGRSLVEKADGGMTGIVTNVKNMTQLIEEIAQASREQSDGIAQINSAMGQIDTTTQQNAALVEESAAAASSMQEQSRVLQDMVSVFSLNEEGKQAVNRVSEKRASHVRERNNGEKYVMPKKIASETDNWETF; encoded by the coding sequence ATGAAAATAAATAATTTTGGTGTTGGTACCCGAATGGGAGCTGGCTTCAGTATTGTTCTCACCCTTGTCGTTATTATGGCTGTAACGGGTATCGTTAAATTAAACGGCATATTGAAAGAGACCCATGCTATTACTGACAGGTTGCTGGTTCTGGAGCGTCTCACGGGGGCGTGGGGGGCGGCAATTGACTATAACGGCGCGATGGGGTTGTCTGTACTGACTTCCTCTGATGAGGGAATTAAAAAGTTTGCCCAGTCAAAAATGAAAGTGGTGACAGAGCGCGTGAGTGCCATTCAGAAGGAACTGACAGAATTAATTGTCTCTGATACGGGTAAGTCACTCCTGGTGACCGTGGCTGAGAAAAGAAAACAGTACATCGATATTCGCAATGAGGCGATTCGCATTAGCGAACAAGGGGAGGGTGAGGCCACCAATGCATTTATTCGCCAGAAACTCATTCCCGCCATGGAGGTCTATTCCAGCAGCGTAAAAGCACTGGAAGATTACGATAAAGCACAAATTGATGAAGCCGGTGATTCCATTCAGGGGAATGGCTCGGCAGCCATTAAAGCTCTGATGGTTCTTGGTGTCATCGCTATTCTCGTCGGCAGCCTGTTGGCATGGTTCATCACTCGCGGCATCACTCGTCCGTTGCTGTCAGCGGTTCATGTGGCCCGGGAAGTGGCGTCCGGTAATCTGGGTATAGACGTGAAAGTGGAATCCCGGGACCAGCTCGGACAACTGATGCTTTCCCTGCGGGAAATGACGGAGAGTCTGCGTAATACGGTACGTAAGGTCCGAGAAGGGGCTGACAGCATTGCATCAGCCGCGTCTGAAATCAGTAGTGGTAACACCGATCTGGCATCTCGCACGGAAGAGCAAGCCGCAGGGGTGGAGGAGACCGCCTCGACGCTGGAAGAACTGACGGCAACAATTAACAATACTGCAGCAAACACGGCGCAGGCGCACCGTTACGTGAATGAGACAGCATCTGTCGTGAAACAGAATGGCGCCGTGATGAGTGAAGTGTCTTCTCGAATGCAGGAAATCTACGATTCCTCATCCAAAATGGCTGACATTATCCAGGTTATTGATGGTATTGCCTTCCAGACCAACATTCTGGCGCTGAATGCCGCAGTGGAAGCGGCGCGAGCGGGCGAGTCCGGACGTGGTTTTGCGGTGGTGGCTGGGGAAGTCCGTACACTGGCACAACGCAGTGCGTCAGCGGCTCGTGAAATTAAGGAATTGATTGATGACTCAGTCTCCCGTATTGCTTCTGGCCGTAGCCTGGTGGAAAAAGCCGATGGCGGCATGACGGGAATTGTTACCAACGTCAAGAACATGACTCAACTGATTGAGGAAATCGCGCAAGCTAGCCGAGAGCAGAGTGATGGGATTGCGCAAATTAACAGTGCGATGGGGCAAATTGATACCACTACCCAGCAAAATGCCGCGCTCGTTGAAGAGTCAGCGGCTGCTGCTTCTTCAATGCAGGAGCAGTCCCGTGTACTCCAGGATATGGTCAGCGTGTTCAGTCTGAATGAGGAAGGAAAACAAGCCGTAAACAGGGTTTCAGAAAAACGTGCCAGTCATGTGAGGGAGAGGAATAATGGCGAAAAATACGTCATGCCCAAGAAAATAGCTTCAGAAACAGACAACTGGGAAACGTTCTGA
- a CDS encoding GntR family transcriptional regulator produces the protein MDTGLFIKDNFRFTEGTRSSLYSQLAAFIRHQIKLGVFKPHDRIVTENELCDILNISRTTVRLAFNELLEEGLIVRQRRKGTFIADKKINRRLNSLYNFTESMREQGIKPHSLVLQSEVTDADEIVADKLNLTQTQRKVFILKRVRLGDDTPLLLETTCIPWNLCPGIELYDFATLSLYDVLKNEFGLNIAHATEHIEAVIINKSAAHYLQCTEKVMAGYHIERVSFLENGFVFEYTTSVTRADKCNFKIDLFNAGQNSAKARIDFSRQLTC, from the coding sequence ATGGACACAGGACTCTTTATCAAAGATAACTTCCGATTCACCGAAGGCACTCGTTCTTCTCTGTATTCACAACTGGCTGCATTTATTCGCCATCAAATCAAGCTCGGCGTATTCAAGCCTCATGATAGAATCGTCACCGAAAATGAGTTGTGTGACATTCTGAATATCAGTCGGACCACCGTTCGACTGGCGTTCAATGAACTTCTTGAGGAAGGTCTTATTGTCCGTCAGCGCCGTAAAGGCACTTTTATTGCCGATAAGAAAATTAATCGCCGACTCAATTCACTCTATAACTTCACCGAAAGTATGCGGGAACAGGGAATAAAGCCCCATTCACTGGTGCTGCAATCGGAAGTGACAGATGCCGATGAGATCGTGGCTGACAAACTGAACCTGACGCAAACCCAGCGTAAGGTTTTCATCCTCAAACGGGTCCGACTGGGGGATGATACTCCCCTGCTTCTGGAAACGACCTGTATTCCCTGGAATCTGTGCCCAGGCATTGAGCTTTACGACTTTGCAACCCTCTCCCTTTATGATGTTCTCAAAAATGAGTTTGGGCTGAATATCGCGCATGCCACCGAACATATTGAAGCGGTGATCATCAACAAGTCGGCCGCACATTATCTGCAGTGCACGGAAAAAGTCATGGCCGGTTACCATATTGAACGTGTTTCATTCCTTGAGAACGGCTTTGTCTTTGAATATACGACGTCGGTGACCCGAGCTGATAAGTGCAATTTTAAAATTGACCTGTTTAATGCAGGGCAGAATTCAGCTAAAGCCAGGATCGATTTTTCCCGCCAGTTAACATGCTGA
- the deoC gene encoding deoxyribose-phosphate aldolase: MKPQKKAAEMSPQDLGRYIDQSVLKPEFTLAEVQKYIQEGIDFNCKTVCINPAYLDGARKMCKGTNTGICVVCDFPFGASSTASKVKQAEIICQNGDVEDLDIVANYGFIRSGQWQEFEEDIRAVAAVAHRYDTLLKVIFETDALTLEQVATATEYACRAGADFVKTSTGFYTGGESKGATPEVIQVMLDAAKGRCKVKGSGCIRTREHFLQLIDMGIDRMGIGYRSTPVVLGLDA; this comes from the coding sequence ATGAAGCCGCAAAAGAAAGCCGCAGAGATGTCACCTCAGGATCTGGGTCGGTACATCGATCAGTCAGTCCTTAAACCAGAATTCACCCTGGCGGAAGTTCAGAAATACATTCAGGAAGGCATTGATTTTAATTGCAAAACCGTGTGCATCAACCCGGCATATCTCGACGGTGCCAGGAAGATGTGCAAGGGGACAAATACCGGCATTTGCGTGGTGTGTGATTTCCCTTTTGGCGCGTCGTCGACGGCATCCAAAGTTAAGCAGGCCGAGATTATCTGTCAAAACGGTGACGTTGAAGATCTCGATATCGTCGCCAACTATGGTTTTATCCGCAGTGGGCAATGGCAGGAGTTTGAAGAGGACATCCGGGCTGTGGCGGCCGTTGCTCATCGTTACGACACGCTATTGAAGGTGATTTTTGAAACCGATGCGTTAACGCTGGAACAGGTTGCAACCGCCACGGAATACGCATGCCGCGCCGGAGCGGATTTCGTCAAAACATCCACCGGGTTCTATACCGGCGGCGAAAGTAAAGGTGCAACGCCAGAGGTGATTCAGGTGATGCTTGATGCGGCAAAGGGACGTTGCAAAGTAAAAGGTTCCGGATGCATTCGTACGCGTGAACACTTCCTGCAATTGATTGATATGGGAATTGATCGTATGGGAATTGGCTATCGCTCCACCCCCGTGGTTCTGGGCCTGGATGCATAA